One Eurosta solidaginis isolate ZX-2024a chromosome 5, ASM4086904v1, whole genome shotgun sequence DNA segment encodes these proteins:
- the LOC137234033 gene encoding zinc finger matrin-type protein 2, with amino-acid sequence MSMRADDHRRKWDKTEYQRLAQERLQTQVAKAHPKDEEPVQRENLKRRDYKVDLDSKLGKSVVINKNTPTSQSGGYYCNVCDCVVKDSINFLDHINGKKHQRNLGMSMKVERSTVDQVKERFQANKKKMEEKQKDYELERRLREAKEEEERYKEHRKEKRKERKRKANETDSELFSSGLADDMAAIMGFSGFGGSKKSS; translated from the exons CAGCGTTTGGCGCAGGAAAGGCTGCAGACACAAGTAGCCAAAGCACACCCGAAAGatgaag aGCCCGTACAGCGAGAAAATTTAAAACGACGTGACTATAAAGTTGACCTCGATAGTAAATTAGGCAAAAgtgttgtcattaataaaaatacacctACCTCACAATCTGGCGGTTACTATTGCAATGTATGCGATTGTGTTGTCAAAGACTCCATTAATTTTTTGGATCATATCAATGGAAAGAAACATCAACGTAACTTGGGCATGTCCATGAAAGTTGAACGCAGCACTGTTGATCAAGTTAAAGAACGTTTCCAAGCGAATAAAAAGAAAATGGAAGAGAAACAAAAGGACTACGAATTGGAGAGGCGCCTACGCGAAGCTAAAGAGGAAGAGGAACGTTACAAAGAACATCGAAAAGAGAAACGAAAAGAACGTAAACGTAAAGCGAATGAAACCGATTCAGAATTATTTAGTAGTGGCTTAGCGGATGATATGGCTGCCATCATGGGATTCTCAGGTTTTGGTGGATCAAAAAAAAGCTCTTAG